In Ananas comosus cultivar F153 linkage group 7, ASM154086v1, whole genome shotgun sequence, the sequence aaataCTATCTGCACAGCAAAAAGCGTGTTGTAAACTATATGTCCCACTGATCTAAgaacttatataatttttaaaatttttaatataaaaaaaagatgaagattaCTAATTGTATAGCACATATAAGGGTGTACATTTTACACTTGCATTTTAGAGTTTAGCaacttttttttaagttttttttttaaagttttagtagaagaagaaaaataatcagACTATTTGCTAAATCTTAGCTATAGAAAGTTTAGAgatataaaattcatatttatagGTATAGAAATAGCAttactcttaaaaaaaaaaaaaaatgtcacgaTAAGATTAGTGCAGTAACATGAACCATTGTGGTGCACTAATATTAAACTTTtcattcaaaaagaaaaatgtggctgattcaaaataaatattgtggTGCTGCTGCTGCACAGTAAAGACGTGGTAACCGGTTCAACTGAACCGTCTTTAATCCCCGTTCTCCTACATAAACGACCCAATCTAAACCCGATCGGTCGACGGGGCGCTTCTAgggtttttgttgtttttttgggGTGTTGAGGAGCgaggaagcagaagcagaagccgaAGCCGAAGCCGAAGAAGATGTTTCTGGGAGCGATACCGCGGCGCCCGGACAAGGCGACGGCGTACAAGCAGCTGAAGACGCACCTGGCGATAATGGGGACGTGGATCGCCGTTATCCGCGTCACCCCCTACATCCTCCACTTCCTCACCCAGGAGAAAGAGGagctcaagttcgaattctaatggcgatctccttccttatcttcttcATCACCTCCCCCACCCCCACTTTCTCCTCAGgtcctttcctttccttctcttaCCCTAGGTTCATGATTCCAGCTCATTGTTTGGCTTTATTTCGACGTTGttatgagaattttattttgtgatttgGTTATAATCCAGGAGCTTTTATTCTATTTCCTTACAAGATACCATCAATCATGATTCGTGTTATTAGGAGGAAACCTTTAATCGTAATCGTATTCTTTGCCTACCGATTATTGTGATTTCGTTGAGTAGCCCTTGTTAATTTATTGACAATCAAAACTCAGCCTCTACAGAAATATAGTGAGTTACTAAAAAAGAGTAAGTGCATTTTTGTGGTCTGCGATAATTCCTGTTCGTATACCCCATAATCTAGAAGAAGAATTTCTCAAGACGGGTTTAAGAACATCGTTTAGTATGATTTAGAATATTGGGCCATTGGATTACgaaaaagattttttaaaaaatgttgtcCTTCATGCTATAGAGGATAATTCATGTTACAATTTATTATAATTGTTTGGACATTTCAAAAACGGTAAGCACGTAGCAATAGTTTCATTAAAGATGGAGAAGATCAAAATTTACAGAGTGAGAGATAACAAGAAAGGATGTGGCAAAGCTTGTGTCCTGTTGATAGCTGAGTAGAAGAATACAATACTTAAAAGCTGACCCTAAACAATTGGGACGAAAGGCTTTGCTCTTGTCCCTATTGTTTGTAATGATGGAGAACTGTTTTTCCCTATATAATTGAAACGGAGTTCAACATACCAAAATTTGCTATGATATGAACTGTGCTTGTAAATTGCTAACACAACAGATCTTTGACTTGGAAACTAGGCGGCTTTATCAAAATTGTTTTCAATGCTAAAGGAACTGATGATAATTTTAGATGAAATTAAATAGCATGACTCCCTAGTTGAACTTGATCCTTTTACACATCAAATAAGGATTGAAGGTCCTTCTTAATTGTGTTCCACAGTTTTCGTTAAGTTACTAGATGTATGTGTTGCAAAGCTTGTTGTCAATCCATAGTCAAGTTATTCATGTGCTTGCACATAGGCTCAATGTAGATTTTTTGGACTTCTCGATAGTCATTCAATAAGAACATTAAGAACATATTGAGCTCTCCTGATGCTTTGGGATCTTATATAGGAAAACTACCAGGAGGGTTCCACAGTTACGAATATAAAACCTTCATTAATATGTATCCAGCTGTTCGGTGAAATTTAGTTGCTACATGGCAGTAATGCAGCAAATTGCCAAATATCATTATTACCGATCTTTCCTTGCTTTTTTGAAGGAttcctattaaattatatgttcAGAATATTGGCATTCTTTGTCACTCGCATTTTATTTCTGTTCGTGATGTAATAACATTTTGTTTCTCATTACAGATGCTTGATCATAGTGGATTTATGTGACCGGGCATCTCGAGAGAGAAGGAAATAGTACCTTAGCTGGATATTTGTTTGCAGTTCACCTGCAAGAACTCTATGTGAGACTTCAGTGTCTTTGTTGCTTGTTAACAATAGTTAATGATTATCGAGTGTTGCTTCTGTTTGTTTGTCTAAATCTATGCATTCTTGTTCTGCATTCTGGCCTTGGAtgacctcttcttcttttttttttcccttaaatcGGAATAGCGTCTATCATGCTTTTGATGGTTTGATTGAATCTGATTAATACACGGTTTGAATGGTAAAACCAGCCATGAGCACCAGTAAAATAATATGTTGGGTGTGAATGTTGAAGCATGAGCATTGTAAAGCTGATTTTGGCAACGAAACATCCATCGAACGATTTATTAGTTACTGCTGATGAAAAGAATAAATCCCAGACAGCTTTGTTGTGGTAGGCCTAGCACTTGTAGTAGTGATTTCTTTTGAAGAACTGTTTCCGGGAAATAGAAAATGAAGAGATCCCTTCGTTTTCCTTTGATTGAGTTGTATGCTTATACTTCAATGAATGGTTTTTTATTCCAATTAATTTGGACCATTTGTGTGGGtgtttttctttaattcaaTAAGGTGCAAACGACGGGATTGTGGATTGACCTTTTATATTCTAATTTACACGGATAACAAACAATTAAAAACACAAAAACCACAAACGGTCTAACAACTTCTAAAGATGGCTTTCTGCAGAAGGCTCTTAGACTAGATAAGCACATCctgtcaaaaaagaaaaactaatggCATGCTATTGCTACCGACTATTACTAGCGCAAGTGGAAAGCGCAAgtggaaaaaaatttgatggttggtatatGAGTTTCTATGTTCGAATTctatttgattcatatttttagctaaatttatttctaaaagaaataattgaagAAGatatactatctttctctctctcaaaaaaaaaaaaaaaaaaaaaaaagttagggtCACCACAGATCCCTGCATGAACAAGAACCATCCCTAAAATGGTGGAACCTCACATTATCTCTCACAATGACCTGTACCCCAATAATCTTTGCTATGAACTTGATAGCATTGTGACAGTCGCCGCAAATTCTCAAGTTTTTGAACACCCGAATAACAGATCCACCGTTCAAGTTCAATATGCCGAGCGCCACTGCAAGCTTTTCACTGTGGCTACACAAaacttcttccttctcctctctATTAATATCTTGAAGAACAAAGTTTGTATCAGGGAGATAACCTTCGAGTCTCATCTTCTCCGCTATCTCTTTCAAGAAACCATATATCTCATCACTCTGACCATTCCTCTTATCACCCTTAACAAAAGTATAGACTTTCCTTCCAATTTGTATCCAACTGCATCCCGGCACTTTTGTTATTCCTCTTTCCCTCAATTTATCCCTCATTAAAACCCTAATCTTCGATGCATCATCCCACAATTTGGCGGTGACCAACATATTTGAGAGAAGAACATAGTTCCCAGCATTTTCAGGTTCAATCTCAAACAGATGTTCAGCAGCAACTTTTCCCAATTCAACATTTTTGTGTACTCTACAAGCGGCGAGTAGTGCTCCCCAAGCACTTGCGGTTGGTTCCATGGGCATGCTCTGAATTAGCTCATAAGCCTCGTAAAGATAACCGGCGCGGCTTAACACATCAACCATACAGGCATAATGCTCAGCATCTGGCTCGAAATCATGGTCAATTTTCATGGAATTGAAAACCCACCGGCCTTCATCGACGAGCTGCGAGTGGCTACAAGCAGATAAAACCCCAGTGAAAGTCTGTGAATTAGGGCGCACACCAGTCTCAATCATTTGGCTAAAGATAGACAGTGCTTCGCTCCCACAACCATGCATGGAATTCGCAATGATCATTGTATTCCAAGCAACAGTATCCTTTCTAGTCATTTTATCAAACACTACTCTCGACTTGTCCAAGTCTCCACATTTGGCATACATGAATACGATAGATGTTACCACCATTGTGTCCTCCGTAAACCAGTGTCGAATAACATAGCCATGTATTTCCTTCCCCCCTCTTAAATTCTCGAGATTAATACAAGCAGGCAATATGCAGGCCATTGTAACTTTGTTGGGTCTAAATCCTGAGTCAAACATTTCAGCAAACACTTCAAATGCCTTCTCTGTCTTTCCATTTTGCACAAGCCCACTAATCATGCAGTTCCATGAAGCGGAGTTCATCGGAATTCTGTGAAATTTCATCCATGAGAAGAGCTCGAGAGCCTCCTCACACTCCCCAGCAGAAAAATATGCTGATAAAATCACTATACAAGACACAACATCCTTTTCTCTGATGCTATTAAATACAATCCTTGCTTGGCATGTGCTCAAACAACTGGCATACATATCCACAAGCCCACTGCTTACAAAGATATCATCTTCTAATCTGTTTCTTATAGCAAAACAATGAATTGCTCTCCCGAGATCTAAAAGCTGCAATTTCGAGCACATAGGAAGCACTGTCGACAACGTCACTGAATTGGGTCTTGTCCCGGATAGAATCATCTCATGAAGCACATGCAATCCTTCTCTTGATAGCCTACAATTCGCATAAGCCGCTATTAACGAAGTCCACGATATCACATCCTTTTCCTGTAAGACATCAAAGACTCCCTTAGCTCCCTCGCTAAACCCGCATTTTCCGTACATGTCCACCAACGCATTTCCCAAAAGAAGGTCcgaaccaaaccctagcttaacGACCTCTTCATGCATCTCTTTGGCATCGATGAGATTGGTAGAATGCGCGCAAGCCTTAATAATGGATAGCAGGACCAACTTATCAGGATCGATTCTATTCTCACTACGGAGACGCCGGTAAAGGTTTACTGATTCTTTTGGACGGCCTTGTTTGGTGTAGGCCGTGAATAACATCGTCAAGGAGCGGAGATCTGGTTTGGGAATTCTATCGAACAGGTCACGGGCGCGATCTAGTTCACCGGAGATTAAGTAGGATTTGATGAACTTGAGGATTACATTGGGTGGGATGTTAATGGATAGCTTTTGCAGCATGTGACCGTTGGTTACGGACACGGTGGTATACACTATAAAAATCTGTCTGATATACTCGGGaaacttttacatttaaaactCGGTGCTCTTCTTGTAAGGGTGGTACGTAGACAATTTAGTCCGCATAAAGAGCACCGTGCGGAGGAGGTGGGCTCGCCGAGGGCGGAGCGGGAGGTGGAGTaggaaaatattatttatatcaaaaatatgtTAGAAGAGTGATGGGTTTGATCAGATTCGGGCTCCCTTTTGGTCAAAATCG encodes:
- the LOC109712352 gene encoding mitochondrial import receptor subunit TOM6 homolog, with the translated sequence MFLGAIPRRPDKATAYKQLKTHLAIMGTWIAVIRVTPYILHFLTQEKEELKFEF
- the LOC109712475 gene encoding pentatricopeptide repeat-containing protein DOT4, chloroplastic-like — encoded protein: MLQKLSINIPPNVILKFIKSYLISGELDRARDLFDRIPKPDLRSLTMLFTAYTKQGRPKESVNLYRRLRSENRIDPDKLVLLSIIKACAHSTNLIDAKEMHEEVVKLGFGSDLLLGNALVDMYGKCGFSEGAKGVFDVLQEKDVISWTSLIAAYANCRLSREGLHVLHEMILSGTRPNSVTLSTVLPMCSKLQLLDLGRAIHCFAIRNRLEDDIFVSSGLVDMYASCLSTCQARIVFNSIREKDVVSCIVILSAYFSAGECEEALELFSWMKFHRIPMNSASWNCMISGLVQNGKTEKAFEVFAEMFDSGFRPNKVTMACILPACINLENLRGGKEIHGYVIRHWFTEDTMVVTSIVFMYAKCGDLDKSRVVFDKMTRKDTVAWNTMIIANSMHGCGSEALSIFSQMIETGVRPNSQTFTGVLSACSHSQLVDEGRWVFNSMKIDHDFEPDAEHYACMVDVLSRAGYLYEAYELIQSMPMEPTASAWGALLAACRVHKNVELGKVAAEHLFEIEPENAGNYVLLSNMLVTAKLWDDASKIRVLMRDKLRERGITKVPGCSWIQIGRKVYTFVKGDKRNGQSDEIYGFLKEIAEKMRLEGYLPDTNFVLQDINREEKEEVLCSHSEKLAVALGILNLNGGSVIRVFKNLRICGDCHNAIKFIAKIIGVQVIVRDNVRFHHFRDGSCSCRDLW